The genomic interval TCATGGACGACCCTGGGGTCGTCCAGACCCTGCCGCTCCGCGGGGAAGCACTGGGTGCCGGTGCCGGTTCGCAGGCCCCATCCGACCCGCAACTGCCCGGCGGCGGCGACAACTTCTTCAGGACCACGAATCCGACTGCGGATGGCGCGTCCCGAGCATGTACACGCCGCTGTGCGCGTCGATGAGGCCCCAGCTTGGCAGACCGGCGCACAATTCCTGCAAGAGGCTGTTGTTGACGTACAGCGCGCCGGGCTCGAAAGCCTGATCGTCGAGCTCGGTCGAGGCCGGGCCGTTCCTCAGAACGCCGGCCTTGTGCAGCATCTGCAGCCCCCGGAAGATCGGTCCGCCGGGCGGCAGCATCGGCTTCGGCTCGACTTGAGAGGCCGCCAAGCCGGGTTGGGCGAAGAGGGCGACCATGAACATCGCCGTCGCGTTCCAGCTGCCGATGTAGCGCGGTCGATCCGGCCCCGTCAGGATCGGTGCGAACCAGCGCTGCTGGGCCGTCGCGAGGCGATCGAGGGTCGTCGGCAGCGCGTCCGGTAGCAGCACCCGCCCGAACAGGTTGTGCGCGCCGCGGAGCGACTGCTCGATCGGCGTGGGCCCGCGCTCCATGTGGAACGTCTTCGCGGCGGCGAGGTCGCCGTCGTTCCAGTGGCCGAGCACGCCCGCGACCGCCCCAGTGAAGTTGACGTCGAGACGGGCGAGATGTCCCCAGGACAAACCGATGGCGAAACACACGTGCCAGGGGTTGGCGCTTGGATAGGCCGCCAGATGGGCCTGCGCTTCCCGGTGCGCGAGCAAGTTGAGGCTTTTTCCGCTGGCGCGGAGCAATTCCAAGACCTTGCCGCGGGGTGCAGCGCCCCGCGCGCCGCCGCCCGCCTCGCACAGGCGCAGGAACTCGCGCTGGGTCTCGTTGACCGGTCGGGGGAACCCCTTCGTATCCATGACCGCCTCTTCCGATCACGCCGCTCCGGCCGGCGGTGCGGGCGGGGCCTGCCAGAGCTGCGCAGCGACCTTGAATAAAGACGTCCCGCGGGCCGTAATCGTGTCTTCATTCCAATCGGCGTGGTCGTGCAGCTCGCGGTTGAGAACGAGCGCCGATTGCGCCCGAATGGCCGGCATCTTCACGGAGAAAGCTCCGTTGGAGACAGAGGCGTTCAGCGCATGGGTGAGCAGCGTCAGATTACCCAGCGTGTGCACTTTGCCCTCTCGCGCAGCCTGTCGCGAGAGGTACTCGGCGCTCGGTGCGGCCTCGTCTTCGTGACCGAACCCAGAGATCGGCCAATGCGTCCGCCACTTCTGGGGCATGATGTGCTCGAGGGTGAGATCCGTCTTGATCTCGACGATCTCCGAGGCATTCGCCCGCTTGCGTTCCTCGAGCCGCTCGAACAGGTGACGCAGCCTGCCTTGCCGCGCCGGCTTGTACTGGGTGCGGGAGCGCCAGGCATCGCCGAACTCGGCATCATCAGGCCAGCGAACCGTATCGAGGGTCCCCGCGGCCAGACCGTCTCGCAAGGTGCCTAGCAGAGCTTGGCGTTCCACCGACCGCAGGCGCGAGATGAGGTCGGTGAAGACCTTGTTGTAGCCCGCCGTCGTCAGCCCGCAGATGTCACGGCGGACGATGAACGACTCGATGATGGCGAGTGCCGATCCCAGTTCGGCAGGGTCGTCGATCGTCGTGCCGAGGTAGAGGACCAGCGGTGTCGCCGTCGAGACGTCGAAGGCGCGCGAGAACCGGCCGAAGCGTCCGAGCACATCGTCCTTGTCGCCCCCGGACAGCCGGCGGAATACGGTCGCGCTCGCGGCGATCGCCCGCAGTTCCGCCTCGACGTCGCCACCGAATGGCTTCCCGTCGACGATCCAGCGCCGGTAGCTGTCGAACAGCGTCTCTACGGACACCAGTTCGGCCTTCATCATCGCCAGGTGATCGGACAGGAGCCAGTCCAGCCGCGGACGGGTCAGGCGGCCGCGGGTGTCACCCTCCCGCCAGAACCAGGCGTCGAGGGGCAGCCAGTACCCCCGGTACAGCTGATCGATGGCGAGATCGCCCGCGACCATTCCCAAGCCGGTCGCGCGCTGGAAGATGAAGTTGCGCATCAGGTCGCCGGCGGTGAGATCGACACCGCGGCTATTCAGGGTCTCGAAGATCGTCTGCGGGTCGTCGCCGCCCTCCAACTCGATCGAGACGACCGCCAAGCCCGTCTTCAGCGCCTCGAACAGCTTCTCCAGCTTGAATGGATCGTAGGCCCCATCCGGGCAGATGTGCGCTTCGATGCGCTGCGCGAAGTAGGCGTGCGCGGCCGTCGCCGGGCGGACGACCCCGTCGCCGTCGGCGTCGATCCCGTCGAGCCCGGGCACCACAGCGGTCGGATCAACGACCCGCGTGAACGCGCGGCGATCAGCGAGCGACGGCCAGAGCTTGAACCGCTCGATCGCAGGATCCTCCATCACGCCGTCGTTAATGAGGTGCTTGGCGCTCTCGGCCGCGTATTCCGGGGAGTAGTTGGCGGCGACGTCGCGGAGCGCGACCATCAGGAGCTGGAATGTCGTCAGCCTCTGTTGGCCGTCGATAACCTCGAACGCCTGAACCTGTTTGCCGAAGGTCTTCACCTGCGCGATCACGATCGCGCCCATGAAATGCGGTGCTACCGCCCCGCCGCCGACTTCCAGCCGGCCTGCCTCGCGAGCGATATCCTGCCACAAGAGCTCAAGCTGCGGCGTGACCTTCCAGGCGTACTGCCGTTGATAGAGCGGGATCAGATAGCGACGCTTACCGTCGAACAGGTCGATGATCGTCCGTGTGAACGGCTTCATGGAATCTCCCGTGCAGCCGCTATCGTTCTTTGCCGACTCGGTGATGGTTCGGTCTGCGGGTTGGGACGATAGACAGAAGCGACCCCGTCGGCCACGCCGTCCTCGAACTCGGTGAACGATACGATCCCGGTGTTGCACACGCGCAATTGCTTGATGGCGACCGGAGCATGAAACTTCAGGTCGCCATCAGACGCATGCGCCGTCCTCATGCGGTGGCACTCTGCTACGCCACATATAGGGCCAAATGCGAATGAATAACTTTGACAAAGATGTAGATAATATCTCACTTTGCTTCTCTGGTGGCGGGTTGAGAGCGACTTTCTTCCATCTTGGTACATTTCTGGCCTTGAAAGATGCGGGGTATACAAAGAATATCAATGAAATCTATAGCGTTTCTGGCGGAAGTATTGCTGCAGCGCACATCGTTTTAAATTGGGATAAATATAATGATACAAATCAAACGGAATTAGAGGCGACAAAAGAACTCATTGGAGCCGGATCTCTAGACATACGGGGAAGAGTTTTCCGACGTGAATTGATATTGCTTATGAGCCTTCCATTTTTCAATCAATTTTTGTCATTTTTCGGATTTCCCATTATATGGCCGAGGACCAAGATAGCAATCGATCAATATAAGAATTTATTTGAAAGGAAAAAACTAAATGATCTTTCTTCAGATGGGACGCCGAAGTTATATTTGTTGGCCACTAGCCTCACTAAAGGGAAAGTTGCGGCATTTGGCCGGGAAGGACTATCCATTGGAAGCGAAAAGTACGAGGGAGAAGAAATTCAAATTGCGCTAGCTGTTGCAGCTTCCAGTGCATTCCCGCCACTATTTCCTCCTATCACGCTTCCAGCAAAAATGTTTGGCGCGAGGCGAGATAGATTCCCAGTGGACGAAGAGCTTCTCAGCGACGGGGGTGTATACGACAATTTGGGATGTTACATCCCTATGAATCGAGGATCTTCGGATTGGATTGTATTAAGCGATGCAAGCGCGAGTATTGATAATATATACAACAAAAGCTTCAATTCCCTCGTATCAAGA from Methylobacterium sp. AMS5 carries:
- a CDS encoding DUF262 domain-containing protein, yielding MKPFTRTIIDLFDGKRRYLIPLYQRQYAWKVTPQLELLWQDIAREAGRLEVGGGAVAPHFMGAIVIAQVKTFGKQVQAFEVIDGQQRLTTFQLLMVALRDVAANYSPEYAAESAKHLINDGVMEDPAIERFKLWPSLADRRAFTRVVDPTAVVPGLDGIDADGDGVVRPATAAHAYFAQRIEAHICPDGAYDPFKLEKLFEALKTGLAVVSIELEGGDDPQTIFETLNSRGVDLTAGDLMRNFIFQRATGLGMVAGDLAIDQLYRGYWLPLDAWFWREGDTRGRLTRPRLDWLLSDHLAMMKAELVSVETLFDSYRRWIVDGKPFGGDVEAELRAIAASATVFRRLSGGDKDDVLGRFGRFSRAFDVSTATPLVLYLGTTIDDPAELGSALAIIESFIVRRDICGLTTAGYNKVFTDLISRLRSVERQALLGTLRDGLAAGTLDTVRWPDDAEFGDAWRSRTQYKPARQGRLRHLFERLEERKRANASEIVEIKTDLTLEHIMPQKWRTHWPISGFGHEDEAAPSAEYLSRQAAREGKVHTLGNLTLLTHALNASVSNGAFSVKMPAIRAQSALVLNRELHDHADWNEDTITARGTSLFKVAAQLWQAPPAPPAGAA
- a CDS encoding patatin-like phospholipase family protein, giving the protein MNNFDKDVDNISLCFSGGGLRATFFHLGTFLALKDAGYTKNINEIYSVSGGSIAAAHIVLNWDKYNDTNQTELEATKELIGAGSLDIRGRVFRRELILLMSLPFFNQFLSFFGFPIIWPRTKIAIDQYKNLFERKKLNDLSSDGTPKLYLLATSLTKGKVAAFGREGLSIGSEKYEGEEIQIALAVAASSAFPPLFPPITLPAKMFGARRDRFPVDEELLSDGGVYDNLGCYIPMNRGSSDWIVLSDASASIDNIYNKSFNSLVSRAVRSTNIVMERLSEETLKALHERGKFAHVRIGNLRFA